The genomic stretch AAGGATGGTCACAAAAATCCAACAGAAACAAAAACTTGGAATAGTCTTTCCAGCTAGACCTCGTCAATTGCAATGAGACTTAGCAACCCCCTGAAATAAATCTTTTTCAGCTTTGACATAAACCCTGGGGTTGCTATCAACTCTGGAGTCACATATAGCAGCCTTGTAGACGGTTTGCCAGAATCAAGGTCCTCGTGAATCTTAAAATATAAAAcagaaaaatcaatttccaaaattaATACCGAACAAGTGAGAATTGGCTACACATTCACATAAGTGAATTTGGAACGGATCCTTCCCCTACTCCCAAACAAAACAAGGGCTAAACTTTATGATTCTAGGTCAGCAGCATAATAATGAGGTTCGGGTAAGATATCCAGGAATTCTTGCAGTTTCATAGAGAAGCACGAATTTACTAGATATAATATCGTTTTAAATAGTCAAAAGTCCAAAGACCTGAGCAAGTAGTGAGACTAAAATTATGCACTGATTATACTAACTACACTTCTATTTCATATGCAGAAACCTTATTTACAATACACTATCAGCAGTATTCTAATAAACCCACCTTATTTTTTGCATCTGCCGTTTTTGTTGATGAAAGAAACTCAGCAGCAATTCCTTTCTCCTTTAGCGCCATTACTTGGTTTTCCTAACTTGTAGGGAAAAAGAACCATAAGAACCAAAACAAACTACGAACTCACAAATTCAACGTGTCtattaaaaacaataaactgATAAAGTGAAAAAGATGCATACCATTAAGGCTGCCAGCATCAGCAGAACAAAAGTAACAAAAAAAATCAGAACCAGTATCCTCGCATGCAAACCGAGTGAGTCATCAATCAAACATCATTGATCTCAATCAAAGATACATACTCtagaaataagaaaaataaaattcacctATTAAAGGACAAACTACAAGCACAATTCCTGTTTTTGCCAATGCAGGAATTTGATAACACATTGACTTGCCACCTCCAGTTGGCATAAGACAAAAACAATCTCTTCCTGCAgccaaataaaaatcataaaaaagtgaaaaaaatcaaACTTGAAAAACAATAGTTCAAAGCAAATAGTCATATATCTCTTCTTAATGCAGAGAAAGCTAGTTAAAATCATTTATTCACACTTAGGTACTTACctaagtgtatgtttggtttaGTTTTTGGAAGAGGCAAAAGCAATTCTTgagatgtagaattgattctggaatGATTTTGAAGTGTTTGGTTTCGtctaaagtagaattgattctggaagtctaaagtagaattgattctacttgaagctacaaTTTGTAGCTTTCGAAtttaaacgtgatttttacattgaaatttgttgttcaactcacttattcaaacataaatcactttatatTCCAACCACTTTTAACCAAAATCAATTCAACAAAATCAATTCAATCAGAATCAATTTTCCTCACCAAAGAACCAAACGTACActaagtgtatgtttggtttcACGTTTGGAGCATCCAAAATTGATTCTAGAGGTACAAAACTGATTCTGACATGTTTGGTTGCTCTCGAAAAGAATTAATTTTGATTTCCATAATTGATTCTCTTGAAGCTAGGATTTGTAGCTTTTGAGCCTAAACGTGAGTTTTACACTTAAATTTACCGTTCAACTCACTTTTGAAGAaatttatccaaacataaatcactttacttTCAACTCACTTTTAGAAAGAATCAATTCACTCGAAATCAATTTTTTCCACGGCAGTACCAAACATACACTTTATGGTTTTTAAAAGTgatttttacattaaaatttaatgttaactcaatttttcataaagttatccaaacataaatgactttacattcaactcacttttaactAGAATCAATTTTACCAAGCTAATTcacttaaaatcaatttttttcactgCAGAATCAAACATACCTATGCTCAACAAGTTCAAGGTACCAACTACTACTAAATATGAAAATGAACAAAAATCAAAACTCCCTTTTCATCGAAATTAAGATGGAACAAACAAAAAGATGAAATGCACCTGAGAGCACAGCTTGAATAGCTTCCAATTGCATACCCCTAAAATCAGGATACCTAAAATGCCATCTTAGAATCTTCACCAGAGACTCCTTGCTACACAATTGCTCTTTCTTCTTGTTCGCAATGGCATTTTTCAACGGTAACGGTGATTTCTTCTCCATTTTTTCGATTCTTACCTGTGAAATCGAAAGTCGATTAACGAATTCATCAATTGAAGAATTAAGAATCGGAATGTGAATAGAAAGAACGAACCTTTTGATCGATTGTTTCGCGTGTTGCGCAATGGAGACTGCGAGTGCGAAGGTGTTCGCGGGCTTTTTGTTTTATGAGTTCTGTTTCCGAGTAATGTATAAATAGTTTAGTGGTTTGCTACCTGCGCCGCGAAAATTATATGTGTACACCCTTTCTCTCTATTGAAGTGTTTTTGCCAAACTCGTGTTTTAAAAACCGTGCCAATGCCATGGGAGGTAAAATTGAACCGGAGTTAAACCGATTGAAATgtgattaaaccatggttaattcaattgattttattttttttacttatttatatcAAGGTAAAAATGAAGTGGAGTTAACCAAGCGGTTGAGCTCCATTGGCAAGGAGCCCCGTCCAAGGACGTACtcggggaataccgagttcgattcccaggcggaacaatcttgtttggccagtgcgcatgcctctccgcacgagccggattagtggcccacctgtggtgggtcgacaccggtgcaaatagcaaaaaaaaaaaaaaaaatgaagtggaGTTGAACCGATTGAAATGTGATTTAATTATGGttactttaatttattttttacttctttttttccttttttttatctgTTCAATTAATCTATGTTGGCAGTTTCTCAATCATAATCAAATCTCGGCTACTCTTCTTTTTTTTAAGGCAGTTTCTCAATCATAATCAAATCTCGGCtactcttcttttttttaaataggTAATGGAATTAAACGGGAGCAAAAGAGATGCTCCGACCCGATACAAGAAAGAGAACAACTACCTCTCAAAATAAAGAAGAGGTAGAGTATTCCAAAGATAAAAATTACAAAGATTAACTCTCATGGAAAGAAGCTAAAAACTTCCTTCTCAAAGATCACCGCATTACGCTTTAGCCAAATCGACCAAACCGTAGCAAGTCAAACGGTACCCACAATCATACACTTATTAAGGCAAGGAATTTTCCGGAAATTATAGAAGAAATCCCCAAACTCTTCAAAGGACAAAAGTCCGGATAAATCAAGCCACATAAACACCCTTCTCCAAATGCGAACGGAAACCTTACACAAAAAGAAAAGATGAGATAAAGATTCCTCACCGAAGCCGCATAAGGCACAGCTAGAATCAATTCCTTCCTCCAACACACCTCTTCTCACCAATTGATCTCTAGTGGCCAATCTATTTAATAAAAACCTCCAAGCAAAACAAAGAATCTTTGGAGGAACTTTGAATTTCCATAGAAAGTTTAAGGCCTTAACCTTATCACTTTCCATAGGTTGACCGGAAAGAAACTTCTTAAAAAACTCATAGCACGATTTAACGGTAAAGCTCCCACTAGAAGACTTCGCCCAAGAGAAGTTGTCCTCAGTATTATCCTTGATCAGAACAGGATTAAGAGCTGCCAACAACGACTGCAACTCAGCTGCCAGCTGCTGAATCGGAACAGATGCAGTCCCAGCACCACCGTCGACAGCAGCCAGGCCTGCTTCGGTGGCTTCCAGCGCTGCCACACGACTGAACGAGGCATTCTGAAGCAGATCCGCTGCCAACTCAGCCGCCATACTCCCTTCTCCAACTCCAAACTCCTTCAACAAACGCCCCTGCAAGATTAATAGAATCCAAAAAATTTCCAGCTAGAGAGAATAAATTAGGAAATAATTCCATGAAGGATTTTTGACCCGCCCAAGAAGCAAACCACAACGGAGTAGAGAATCCATTCCCAACATTACATTTAATAGCACTCGTAAAGTGATCGAAAAGAAGCTTCTCATAATTATCCGAGACTATTAAATCTCTCCACCAATGTGACTCTTCTAGCTGCTAGAGTGAAAAGAAAACAATAAGCTTATCAATTATTCCATCGAATTCTCATTATGGAAAGGCTTCAAGAATGTGTACGGCAAAGAGATGGACAATAGTATTTGGATTATTGGAAATGGCAGAAGAATTAACTTTTGGTTGGATAATTGGAATGGTGAAACTCTTGCTTTCAAATACAAAATTTCGAAAAAGTATCACTCTAGCCTCAATTCTAGAATTGTAGACTGCTGGTACAACATAGAATTGGTTATGTGAGAAATTCCAATTGCCTTACTCAACCAACAAAATGTCGGACTGTCATAAGATTTTGAATGAATTTTGGAATCTGTAGGCCTTAGCAGTTATCAAAGCAAgcattgttttctctttttgccAAATCTAGCAGGCCGGAAACAATTTCAAATTCGACAACAAAGTTACTCATTGGAAAAACTGCATCTCAAATATTGCTGCTAGAGCCAAAATGGTTGGAAACCTAACTTCAAAGAAGCCTAATGATTCATTGGGTAGCTTCCCAATGCTTAAAGCCTTTGACATTTGCATTCACCCTCGTAAGCAACTATCCACTATTGAAATCGTTTGGTGTCCGCCAGCTCGAGGTTGGATCAGTTGCAACATTGATGGAGTTACTTCTGGTTCTTCGTTGTTGGCTGCTTGCGGTGGTCTTTTCAGGGATGATAATGCTAACCATTTGCTTAGCTTTAATGCGTTTTTAGGTACTGGAACTCTGGTTGTTGCTGAGTTCATGGTGGCTATTATAGCTCTTGAGCAGGCCAAGAAATTAAATTGGTCTAAGTTGTGGTCTTTTCAGGGATGATAATGCTAACCATTTGCTTAGCTTTAGTGCGTTTTTAGGTACTAGAACTCTGGTTGTTGCTGAGTTCATGGTGGCTATTATAGCTCTTGAGAAGGCCAAGAAATTAAATTGGTCTAAGTTGTGGTCTTTTCAGGGATGATAATGCTAACCATTTGCTTAGCTTTAGTGCGTTTTTAGGTACTGGAACTCTGGTTGTTGCTGAGTTCATGGTGGCTATTATAGCTCTTGAGAAGGCCAAGAAATTAAATTGGTCTAAGTTGTGGTTGAAAACGGACTGTATGTTGGTTATGAAGGCTTTCGCGAATGTTCATTTAGTGTCTTGGATAATCAAATATTGTTGGCTTACGTGTTAGGCgtatactcttagaattgattttaTGATCACGCATATCTTTAGAAAGGCCAATCAAATACCGATTGGCTTATGTGCCTTGGATAATCAAATATCGATTTTAATGACAAAAGCTTCACTTGATTTAATTTTGTTCATAAAGATATTATCTTGGATTACTTGTTAGACTACTTGTTAGATAATGCAGGTACCCCTAAACTTAGGTTTTGTTCTTAAGACGTTTTGGCTTGGTCCCCTCTTGTGtcctttgtattttttttttattattagtataatttttttgatttaaaaaatattgagCTATTGGATCGGCTTGTTTTcacaataaaattaaattattgaagttaGAAATATATTCAACGCCTCTATccacaaaaatttaatttttatatggaGGAACACATTTTCACTATAATAtagtaattaaattattttgatatagaAAATGTGGTCCAACGCCTCTATCCACATGAAACGTCGATCTGATCAATCCAATTTTTATTACATTTCTAAAAGTATGTCGTTAATTGATTTTGATTCATAACTCTTTTAACTTGCTTTGTTATGATTTATTTGCTTTTTTATATTtagtgaaaataataaaaatattttggataTAGGTTGTTGGagggtttaattttatttattacacCAAAAACTCCATAATGTGGaggaactcaaaaattatattgatAGATAGTTTTGAAGGGTctacataaattttttaaatattttttaagttatcataatatttaaaaattaaaaatatattaataatatgattattttatcattttaaacaaaatcatttttttaataaatatcatataactttctatctttttttttaattttcgttttcggAAATCTTTCCCCTCACCTCCcctcaaactcgcaaacaaagtcaGCCTTAAAATAtgtaaagatatatatatatatatatatatatatatatatatatatatatatatatatatatatatatatatatatatatatatatatatatatatatatatatatatgatttaatcAAGATTCAAACGTAGCATGCTATATTAATGACTTCcgctcaaaattattttttaacataaaaGAAAAACTAGCCATTTCATTTCACTGTATCATATTTTACTTGTATCACACTTTACTTTATTAACCTTGAATGCATGGCTGTACTATTCTCAAAGTAGTCCAATGTATAAGAACACTACAGTATAACAATCTTATTAGATGTCAAATGAAGTATTACATAGTTTAGAACCAGACAGTATGATAATCTTATTAGATGTCAAATGAAGCATTACATAGTTTAGAACCTTATTATATCTTATACAACCATGTCTTGTGTTGTCAAAAACAAAACGGAAAAACCCATGTCTTGCATTAACCGAGAATTTACTCCAGTTTTATCTGCCAAAGTCATGGTCGCCACCAATTTCTTTGACTTGTTTATTAGCCAGGTTCCCGTTTCTTCTTTCGCACACTTACATTGAAAGAGCTGATCTACAAATCCCCTCTAAAACACACAACTCAAATCTACAATTGATTAAATACATTTCATTTCACAACATAGATCATTTGTATTGAATACATTCCACCCTTAACCTGTTTTCTGCACGAAAGCGTTTATGTCAAAAGCATCACCAGCGGTAGTCTTTGTAATGACACCCTGCTCAGAGAACATAAAATGGTCATTGTTCAGAGAGCAAAGTGATAATGAAACCAATAAAAAACATGCAAGAGAGAGAGGTAAGACATACCTTCTCAGTGATGATCCCAGAAATTAGATGAGCAGGTGTGACATCAAATGCCGGATTCCACACTGATATTCCTGAGGCAGCAACTTGCTCTCCGAGTCCTCCGCGTGAATTTAACAACTCCTTGGGAGATCTCTCCTCAATGACAATTTGTTGCCCGGAAGAAAGTGATAGATCAATGGAAGTCAAGGGTGCAGCAACATAAAAAGGTACATTATGAAACTTGGCACATAAGGCAACACTATAAGTTCCGATTTTGTTCGCTGTGTCACCTGTAATGTCgtttaagagaaagtaaatctGCTGATAGCTTTCTTGGGTTAGAAGACAcacaatttagtttaattttgttgCAACACAAAGTACCATTAGAGGCAACACGATCTGCGCCAACAACAACAGCATCCACACGTCCTGCTTGCATTAGTGCAGCTGCAGCAGAATCTGCTATGAGAGTTGCTGGTATTTTTTCATGTACCAACTCATAGGCAGTAAGTCTGGAACCCTGCAATTGAGAATTATGATTTGTCAGAATCAACTCCCAATCATTTTAATCTGTTAGTTTCGTAGGGAAACAGTTGGTGGAGAAGTGATTCTCAACATATATGCAGGCAAAATCCTTCATTCAAGAAATGTCTCAAAACTACTTCAAATGCATGCAGGCAAAAAACCTATATTAAAGAGATGTGTTCTCAAAAACATTTCAGGTTTCAGCTAAACAATTCCATCTAACCAGCaggaaaaaatgttaaaaatacaaGAGCTGTAATATGCATGATGACTGCCAGCAGACAATCCCTGACTCAATGAATGAAAGAGAAGTGTTAGGAACAAACTCTTCTCCTCTATTCGTTAAAATTCAAATGGATTCCATTAAATCATGTAGGCCCATATAAATTTAGTGGACCATATGAATTTCAAACCCATAAAAGAGTGTGTGTTGAAAAAAAGTGAGTGTGCTGCTAGCTAGCATAATTCTTAACAAAATTTAGTttgagcaacaacaacaacaaccaagccttatctcACTAAGTGGGGTCGGTTCCATGGATCAAATtacgccataatgttctatccaagACCATGTTTCTATCCAATTAGTTAATGttgagatctttcttaatagtttctcttatagtttttatAGGTCTTCCTGTACCTTAAGTTGTTTGACACCTCTTGAtctgatctactctccttacAACAGAATCTAGAGATCTTTTCTCTAC from Vicia villosa cultivar HV-30 ecotype Madison, WI linkage group LG4, Vvil1.0, whole genome shotgun sequence encodes the following:
- the LOC131597556 gene encoding uncharacterized protein LOC131597556, whose protein sequence is MAAELAADLLQNASFSRVAALEATEAGLAAVDGGAGTASVPIQQLAAELQSLLAALNPVLIKDNTEDNFSWAKSSSGSFTVKSCYEFFKKFLSGQPMESDKVKALNFLWKFKVPPKILCFAWRFLLNRLATRDQLVRRGVLEEGIDSSCALCGFGEESLSHLFFLCKVSVRIWRRVFMWLDLSGLLSFEEFGDFFYNFRKIPCLNKCMIVGTV